From Malacoplasma iowae:
GCTTTAATTCTGCCATTCTTGATGCTTCTCTAATATTTTTTTGAGATGATGGTGATGGTGTAATTAAAACCACTACTTCTTCATTGCTTTCAATATTTTTGTTCTCAAATTTAAGAATTTTATCTGCACTTTGACGAAGGGACATTTCTCTTAAAATATTAAGATTTTTTATAGTAAAAAAATTCTCAAGAGCTGTAGTTATTCTTTCTTTATTATAAATTTTTCCAGATTTAAGTCTTTCTAATAAATCTTTAGGATCTATGTCTACTAATTCAACTTCATCTGCATTATCGAAAATGTAATCTGGTACTGTTTCTCTAACATTACTTAATGTTTTATTAGTAACAATATCATTAACACTTTCAAGATGTTGTACATTCATTGTTGTATAAACATCAATACCTAAATCTAAAAGTTCTAATATATCTAAATATCTTTTATTGTTTCTTGAACCATTTATGTTTGTGTGTGCTAATTCATCAACAAGAATAATAGCTGGCTTTCTAGCTATTGCTTTATCTATATCAAATTCTTCATATAAATTATTTTTGTATTCAATTTTTTTATTTGGAATTATTTCAAGACCTTTTAAAAGCTTTTCAGTTTCTGGTCTTTGATGTTTTTCATAATAACCAACAACTACATCAACTTGTTGTTTTTTTAGTAATTGAGCTGCTTCTAACATTGCATAAGTTTTACCAACACCAGCTGAGTAACCAAAAAATATTTTTAATTTACCTTTATTTTTCTTTTCCATAAATTTATATTTTCTTATCAATTGCTAAATTAACTAATAAAACATTTGTGACATTATTCCCAAAAATACCAACAAATTGTTTATCACTATATTTGTTAATATAAGAATAAATTTCTTCTTTTGTTGGGACAATGGTATCAGGATTTGTTTTTTTCAATTCTGTTCTTGCTGCCACAATTAAATCTGCTTGTCATTTTGCTGCTTCTATAGATATGTTAGGATCAACACCACTACCTGAATTAGTTAATAATTCTTGAGGTATAGGAGTTGTTGGTTTTAAATTATATTTAGTAAGCAAATCATCAAAATGTTTTTTTGCTTTCTCTGCATCTGTTTGTGGTTTACCTTCTTGGCCAAAATCTAATCTACCAAACATATATTGGCCATTATTATTTGTATAAAAATCTTGACCAATCAATTTACTTCCATAAGTTACAACTGTACCATCTTTTAATTTAATCTTAATTAAAGAGCCATTAGCTTCATAATTAAAAACTGCTTGTCCAACTCCTGTAACAACTATAGGGTAAACAATTCCAGTAATTACACCAAGACAACAAATTGATATCAATGGTATTTTTATAAAATGTAAAAATTTTTTAAATCTACTTGTACCAACATAATCATGTGGATTTATGTTTTGTTCAAATTTTTTATTTTCCATAATTTATCTACCTCATACCACAAGCAGTTAAAATAAGATCTATTATTTTAATAAACACAAATGGAGTTATAACCCCTCCCAAACCATAAACCAATAAATTGTAAGCTAGTATTTTACCAGGTGATTTTTCCCTATATTTAACACCTTTTAAAGAAAGTGGAATTAATGCAATTATTACTAATGCATTATAAATAGTTGCAGACATCAAAGCGGTTGCAGGAGAAGTTAAGTGTAGAAAATTTAATGATGCTAATCCTGGTGCAATACTAAGAAATAAAATAGGAATTATTGCAAAATATTTTGCAAAATCATTGGCTATGGAAAATGTTGTCAAAGCACCTCTTGTCATTAGTAATTGTTTACCAACTTTAACTATTTCAATTAATTTTGTAGGACTTGAATCAAGATCAACCATGTTTCCAGCTTCTTTTGCTGCTTGTGTACCAGAATTCATTGCTACAGCTACATCTGCTTGTGCTAATGCTGGAGCATCATTTGTACCATCTCCTGTCATGGCTACTAAATTACCTTCCTTTTGATAATCCTTAATTATTTGTAATTTAGTTTCAGGTGTTGCTTCAGCAACAAAATCATCTACTCCTGCTTCTGCTGCAATTGATGATGCAGTTATTGGATTATCTCCAGTAATCATTACTGTTTTAATACCCATTTTTCTTAATTCAGAAAATTTTTCTACCACACCTTCTTTAACTGTATCTTTTAGGTGAATTACTCCAAGAACTTTGTTGTTTTCACATATTACTAATGGTGTTCCACCAGTTGATGCAACTTTGTTGACAATATCTTGACATTCTTTAGGAAATTTACCTTTATTGCTTTCAACATAAAATTTAATTGCATCACCAGATCCTTTTCTTATAGATTTAGATTTACCTATATCAATTCCACTCATTCTTGTTTTTGCTGAAAATTCTATATATTCAATTTTTTCTTTAATTGATTTAATATCAACTTTGCTTTTATATTCTTTTTCAGCTAGAACCACAATACTTCTACCTTCAGCTGTTTCATCATGTAATGAACTTATATGTGTTGCATAGACTAAATCTTCCATTTTTACATTACTAATAGGTATGAATTCACAAGCCTGTCTATTACCATATGTAATTGTTCCAGTTTTATCTAATAAAAGAACATTAACATCACCAGCAGCTTCTATTGCTCTACCTGTTTTTGCTAAAACATTAGCTTTATTTAGTCTTGCCATACCAGCAATTCCAATCGATGATAATAGTGCTCCTACTGTTGTTGGGGCTAAACAAATTGTTAATGCAGTAATTTCTGTGATTCCTAAAGCTTTTTGCAGATAATCTGTGAATGAATAAAGACTTGCAGAAACAATTAAAAAAATAATTGTTAATGTTGTTAGAAATATTTGAAGCGCAATTTCATTTGGTGTTTTCTTTCTACTACCACCTTCAACCATTGATATCATTTTGTCTAAAAAACTTTCTCCTGCAACTGTGGTAACTTTAATAATTAATCAATCTGATAATACAGTTGTACCACCAGTTACAGCACTTCTATCACCACCTGATTCACGAATCACTGGTGCACTTTCACCTGTAATAGCACTCTCATCTACTGATGCAGCACCCACAATAACCTCACCATCCATTGGTATTTGTTCACCAGCTTTTACCAAAACTATGTCATCTATTTTAAGTTCTTCGCTTTTTACTTCAATAAAATTTGAATCATATTCTGGTTTTTCTAATTTTCTTGCAATTATATTTTGCTTTGTTTTCTTTAAAGCATCTGCTTGTGCTTTACCTCTACCTTCAGCTAAAGCTTCTGCAAAATTTCCAAAAAGAACAGTAAACCATAAAATTATAGTTATTCCCAAAACATATCCTCAATTAGGTTGTCCTATACCTGCAACTGATAAACAAAATAGAATAGTTGTAAATATGGAACATATATAAACAATAAACATTACAGGGTTTTTAAGTTGTACCAAAGGATTAAGTTTGGTAAATGTTTTAATAAATGCTGATTTAATTATCGCTTTCTTTTCTATATTACCTTTAGCCATATCTACTCCTTTCTATATTCATAAATTTTGATCTATTTGCCCAGATATTGGACCTATGATCCAACTAGGGAAGAAACTTAATGCTCCAACTACAAGAATGACACCAACCAATAATGATGCAAAAATTCCATTATTTGTTTTTAGAGAATTATTGCTTGATGCAATTAATTTTTTATACCCTAAATTACCTGCCATTAATATAACTGCACATATTGGTACAAACCTACAGACAGCCATTATAATTCCTCCAAATAGATTTACATATATGGTATTACTGTTAAATATACTCATTGAACTACCATTATTATTTGCCATAGAGGTAAATGCATAAAGAATTGATGTAAATCCATATGGACTATTTGCTGTTTGTCCATATAAAGTTGGAGATAATGTTGTTATTGCAGTTCCTAAAACTGAAAGTACTGGGGCTGGCAAGACCATTAGACAAACCATTTTCATATCAAAACTATCAATTTTTTTAGATAAGTATTCAGGAGTTTTACCAATCATTAATCCTGATATAAATATGGTTAATAAAACAAATGAGATCATACCATATAGTCCACTACCAACACCACCATAAACAATTTCTCCAAGTTGCATTAAAAAGATTAATACTAAAGTACCAAGTGGGGTTCCATATGACAAATTAGAATTAGTTGACCCATTTGATGTTGCTGTTGTTGAGACAGATCAAAAAGCTGTATCTCCTATATTAAATCTAGAATCTTTACCATACAAATTACCAATATATGTGTTTTCGCCAATTGTTGTTTTATAACCAAACTCAGCTGCTGAATAAAGTATTAATGAAATAACAAACAAAAATGTCATTGCTTTAAGCATCATACTTCCTTGTTTTTTATCTTTAACTGCGAACCCAAATGTGTAACATAAAGAAATTGGAATTAATAACATTGAAATAGACTGAATCATATTTGTGAATGCATTAGGATTTTCAAAAGGATGCGCTGCATTTGCTCCAAAAAAACCTCCACCATTACTTCCAAGTTCTTTAATGATAATTTGTGAAGCTACTGGGCCTAAATAAATTGTTTGATTTGTGTTACCCAACAATGTTGTAATTGTTTGATTTGGACCATAAGTTTGTGGAACACCTTGTGAAATTAATATGATGGCACCAACAATAGATAAAGGCAATAGTAAGTAAATAATTGTTTTTACTAAATCTAAATAGAAATTACCAACCAGTTTATTTTGGACATTGGTAAAACCTCTAATCAACACAAAAAGAACACAAATACCAACACCAGCTGATAAGAAGTTTTGTGTGGTTAAACCAAGTGTTTGACTAAGATAAGATAAATCTGTTTCTCCTCTATATGATTGTCAATTAGTATTAGTAACAAAACTAAATGCTGCATTTAAGGCTGTGTCCCATCTCAAATTTTTAACACCATTAGGATTTAAAAATAAATACCCTTGATTTATTAGTAATAAAAATAAAAGTATAAAACCAATAAAACTAAAAGCTAATAAATGAAATAAATAGGTTTTTGGTTTCATTGAAACATTAGCATTAGTACCAGATAGTTTCAAAATTGTATTTGTAATTGGATCAATTATTTTACTTAAGAACTTTATCTTTTTATCAAGATATATATAGTTATAAATATACTTACCTAAGAAATAACCCAAAAATAAACTTATTGATAAGAAAAAGATAAAAGAACCAAATGTCTGTATATAACCATATAACATATTATTTATCCTTTCTTAGCAACATATAAAACAAATATATAAGTAGTATTAAAACTAATACCCCTGCTACAATTGCAATAATTTCCATAACTTCCTCCAACATTAGTCATTTCATAAGAAAACAAAATTATTAATTAACAAAATATAAGAATAAATTTTCAATCTTGTTTTCAATTTGCCATATCTAGCTAATGTTTTGTAAAACAACATGTTGGTAAAGTATATAATTGCTAATCAAATTAATATAGATATGTTTGTAAATACCAGATTATTTAGTTCTTTATCAGTAAAATTAAATACATTATTTAAATTCGAATTAGAAAGTATTAATAGAACAACTATCAATATAAACAACATAACATTCATAATAGTTAAGTTATTTTTATAAATGTTAAACTTGGTGTTTATTTCATCATTTCTTTTATAGAAATTATATATTTCACTAACTTCCATATTTATTTTGGTTTTGTTTTTAAAATAATAAATTAATGAGAAAATGTTGAGCAACAACATTTTATCTATAAAAGTATTTATATACATTTTGTTTTTAAAAACTAATGATTTATTAGTCTTAACACAAAATGCAAAATAAAAATAAAATACAAAAATTAATAATGAAAATGCTTCTATACTTGAATAGTTTTTTACATTTAAATAAACATAATTTACAACGTTAAAAATTATTAGAATAAAACAAATTAATATTCCGCCTAAGTATCAAAATGGATTGAATATAAAACCTCTACTATTAATAGTGGTTTTTTTGCGGGAGTATTGTTCCATATATTTCCTCGTTCTATGGTAGTATTCTAACACTTTTTTAAAAAGCGTTTAACTTTTTGAAAAAATATTTTTAAAATTAATTTGTTTTTTTAATATAGACACTTATATAGCCTTTTTTTAATTCTTAAAATTTTGTTATTTCATATGTTCATATAAAAATAAAACAACAATATAAAAATAAAAAACTTACAACTAAAATCGGTTGTAAGCTTTGTTTATTATAGTATTAAGTACAGCTTTCGCATATATCTTCAACAACATCTTTTTCTGTTTTACAGTAATAGTATGTTTTAATTCCTAGATTAAAACCATAAATATGATAAAGTGTAAAATCTGTTAAAGATGTAACTTTTTTAAAGTATGAGTTTATTGATTGTGCTTGATCAATATAACATTGTCTAATTGCTGCATGTTGCAATAATCTATATTGATTACACTCAATAGCTGTTTTATAAAATTTACTATTTTTCTTAATGTTTGGAACAAGTGTAGGCAAATTAATTTTCCCATCTTCTTTATAGAAAAAATGTTGTATAGGTTCAATACTTTCTGTAGCATTTATAGCCTTACCACTAGTAGCAGTTGGAGCAATTGCCATAAGTTGTGCATTTCTTAAACCATGAAGTTTAATTTCATCAGCTAATTTTCTTCATTTATTTCAATCTGGTTGATTTTTAGTTAAGGCAATAGCTTTTTTATTTGCTACAAAAATTGGTAGTTCACCTTTAGCTCATTTTGATTCGGAAAATTTTTCATATCTACCTTTTTCTTTTGCTAATTCTAAAGATGATTTGATTATCATGTAACTTCAATTTTCAAAAAGTTTTTGAGCTTCTTCAATTGCTGGTTTTTCATCTATTACTAATTCTTTAAGAGCTAAATAGTTAGCAAAATTTAAAACACCTATACCAAGATATCTATATTTTTTATTTGTTATTTTTCCTTCTTGAACAGGGTAATCAGCAATATCTATTGTATTGTCCATACCTCTTACAACAATATCAATGATTTCTTGTTGTGTTTCACTATTTTCAAATCCTCATTTAGCTAAATTAATTGAAGCTAAATTACAAAGCGAAATTTCACCAGCATCATATTTTTTATAAATTACTTCTTCTCCATCATCAATAATTGTTTTTTCTGAAATTAATTTAGATTCTCTTGATGGCAAAGTAATTTCACAACAAAGATTAGAAGAATTTATATATCTATTCAACATACTAGTTTCATTTACATTTTCTTCATGAAATAAATATATATTTCCAGTCTCAGCTCTTTCTTTTAAGATCATTTCCATAACCTTTTGAGCTTCTATTGTTTTTCTTTTAATATTTTTATTTTCTTCATATTCAATGTATTGTTTTTCAAATTCTTTTCCATAAAGACCTATTAACTTTGGAACATCATTTGGATTAAACAATGAAACTGTTTGGTTTTTTAATACTCTGTCTAATAATAAGTTATTAATTTTTACTGAGTACTTTAGATGTCTTGCTCTGTTTTCTTCTGTACCACTATTACTCTTTAATACTACAAGTTCTTCAAAGTTCGCATGTCATCATTGAAAATAAACACAACAAACACCTGGTCTTGTTGCACCTTGGTTGAATGCTTTTATAGTAGATTCAATAATTTTTAAAAATGGAACTGGTCCAGATGAAAAACCATTATTACCCAATATATAACTACCACTTGATCTAACTTCACTTATATCAATTGCATTACCACCTTTATATTTTGA
This genomic window contains:
- the kdpA gene encoding potassium-transporting ATPase subunit KdpA — encoded protein: MLYGYIQTFGSFIFFLSISLFLGYFLGKYIYNYIYLDKKIKFLSKIIDPITNTILKLSGTNANVSMKPKTYLFHLLAFSFIGFILLFLLLINQGYLFLNPNGVKNLRWDTALNAAFSFVTNTNWQSYRGETDLSYLSQTLGLTTQNFLSAGVGICVLFVLIRGFTNVQNKLVGNFYLDLVKTIIYLLLPLSIVGAIILISQGVPQTYGPNQTITTLLGNTNQTIYLGPVASQIIIKELGSNGGGFFGANAAHPFENPNAFTNMIQSISMLLIPISLCYTFGFAVKDKKQGSMMLKAMTFLFVISLILYSAAEFGYKTTIGENTYIGNLYGKDSRFNIGDTAFWSVSTTATSNGSTNSNLSYGTPLGTLVLIFLMQLGEIVYGGVGSGLYGMISFVLLTIFISGLMIGKTPEYLSKKIDSFDMKMVCLMVLPAPVLSVLGTAITTLSPTLYGQTANSPYGFTSILYAFTSMANNNGSSMSIFNSNTIYVNLFGGIIMAVCRFVPICAVILMAGNLGYKKLIASSNNSLKTNNGIFASLLVGVILVVGALSFFPSWIIGPISGQIDQNLWI
- a CDS encoding potassium-transporting ATPase subunit C, which codes for MENKKFEQNINPHDYVGTSRFKKFLHFIKIPLISICCLGVITGIVYPIVVTGVGQAVFNYEANGSLIKIKLKDGTVVTYGSKLIGQDFYTNNNGQYMFGRLDFGQEGKPQTDAEKAKKHFDDLLTKYNLKPTTPIPQELLTNSGSGVDPNISIEAAKWQADLIVAARTELKKTNPDTIVPTKEEIYSYINKYSDKQFVGIFGNNVTNVLLVNLAIDKKI
- the kdpB gene encoding potassium-transporting ATPase subunit KdpB; the encoded protein is MAKGNIEKKAIIKSAFIKTFTKLNPLVQLKNPVMFIVYICSIFTTILFCLSVAGIGQPNWGYVLGITIILWFTVLFGNFAEALAEGRGKAQADALKKTKQNIIARKLEKPEYDSNFIEVKSEELKIDDIVLVKAGEQIPMDGEVIVGAASVDESAITGESAPVIRESGGDRSAVTGGTTVLSDWLIIKVTTVAGESFLDKMISMVEGGSRKKTPNEIALQIFLTTLTIIFLIVSASLYSFTDYLQKALGITEITALTICLAPTTVGALLSSIGIAGMARLNKANVLAKTGRAIEAAGDVNVLLLDKTGTITYGNRQACEFIPISNVKMEDLVYATHISSLHDETAEGRSIVVLAEKEYKSKVDIKSIKEKIEYIEFSAKTRMSGIDIGKSKSIRKGSGDAIKFYVESNKGKFPKECQDIVNKVASTGGTPLVICENNKVLGVIHLKDTVKEGVVEKFSELRKMGIKTVMITGDNPITASSIAAEAGVDDFVAEATPETKLQIIKDYQKEGNLVAMTGDGTNDAPALAQADVAVAMNSGTQAAKEAGNMVDLDSSPTKLIEIVKVGKQLLMTRGALTTFSIANDFAKYFAIIPILFLSIAPGLASLNFLHLTSPATALMSATIYNALVIIALIPLSLKGVKYREKSPGKILAYNLLVYGLGGVITPFVFIKIIDLILTACGMR
- a CDS encoding ribonucleoside-diphosphate reductase subunit alpha; translation: MINNRVKLSTLENNLPVSVKDKEYDPNQIIVIKRDGREEPYTPEKMRKVCLWACDNKETFVDILLNSTRIKLYNKIKISDVYDELIKTAVNNISRIYPQYETIAAKLYLMKIYHDSWKIKDKTSYPNYYEVIQKGLEHKVYKREVFESYSQEEIEELGKSIKIENDHLFTYKSLYTFYSKYCLNYSKQKKLELPQHAYMRIAMTLFYKENKDIRLSLVKRFYEFVSQHYFTLATPIMLNAGTQKQQLSSCVLSKMGDSATSIMDSIKDIAIYSKYKGGNAIDISEVRSSGSYILGNNGFSSGPVPFLKIIESTIKAFNQGATRPGVCCVYFQWWHANFEELVVLKSNSGTEENRARHLKYSVKINNLLLDRVLKNQTVSLFNPNDVPKLIGLYGKEFEKQYIEYEENKNIKRKTIEAQKVMEMILKERAETGNIYLFHEENVNETSMLNRYINSSNLCCEITLPSRESKLISEKTIIDDGEEVIYKKYDAGEISLCNLASINLAKWGFENSETQQEIIDIVVRGMDNTIDIADYPVQEGKITNKKYRYLGIGVLNFANYLALKELVIDEKPAIEEAQKLFENWSYMIIKSSLELAKEKGRYEKFSESKWAKGELPIFVANKKAIALTKNQPDWNKWRKLADEIKLHGLRNAQLMAIAPTATSGKAINATESIEPIQHFFYKEDGKINLPTLVPNIKKNSKFYKTAIECNQYRLLQHAAIRQCYIDQAQSINSYFKKVTSLTDFTLYHIYGFNLGIKTYYYCKTEKDVVEDICESCT